A single window of Callithrix jacchus isolate 240 chromosome 6, calJac240_pri, whole genome shotgun sequence DNA harbors:
- the PTMA gene encoding prothymosin alpha isoform X8: protein MSDTAVDTSSEITTKDLKEKKEVVEEAENGRDAPANGNANEENGEQEADNEVDEEEEEGGEEEEEEEEGDGEEEDGDEDEEAESATGKRAAEDDEDDDVDTKKQKTDEDD, encoded by the exons ATGTCAGACACAGCGGTAGACACCAGCTCCGAAATCACCACCAAG GActtgaaggagaagaaggaagttgTGGAAGAGGCGGAAAATGGAAGAGACGCCCCTGCTAATGGGAATGCG AATGAGGAAAATGGGGAGCAGGAGGCTGACAACGAGGtagatgaagaagaggaagaaggtggggaggaagaggaggaggaagaagaaggtgaTG gtgaggaggaggatggagatgaagatgaggaagctgagtctGCTACGGGCAAGCGGGCAGCTGAAGATGATGAG GATGATGATGTCGATACCAAGAAGCAGAAGACCGACGAGGATGATTAg
- the PTMA gene encoding prothymosin alpha isoform X7 → MSDTAVDTSSEITTKDLKEKKEVVEEAENGRDAPANGNAENEENGEQEADNEVDEEEEEGGEEEEEEEEGDGEEEDGDEDEEAESATGKRAAEDDEDDDVDTKKQKTDEDD, encoded by the exons ATGTCAGACACAGCGGTAGACACCAGCTCCGAAATCACCACCAAG GActtgaaggagaagaaggaagttgTGGAAGAGGCGGAAAATGGAAGAGACGCCCCTGCTAATGGGAATGCG GAGAATGAGGAAAATGGGGAGCAGGAGGCTGACAACGAGGtagatgaagaagaggaagaaggtggggaggaagaggaggaggaagaagaaggtgaTG gtgaggaggaggatggagatgaagatgaggaagctgagtctGCTACGGGCAAGCGGGCAGCTGAAGATGATGAG GATGATGATGTCGATACCAAGAAGCAGAAGACCGACGAGGATGATTAg
- the PTMA gene encoding prothymosin alpha isoform X6 has translation MIYREGDEYPEMCIPDSLRLTQPDLKEKKEVVEEAENGRDAPANGNANEENGEQEADNEVDEEEEEGGEEEEEEEEGDGEEEDGDEDEEAESATGKRAAEDDEDDDVDTKKQKTDEDD, from the exons ATGATTTACCGCGAGGGCGATGAGTACCCGGAGATGTGCATCCCCGACAGTCTCAGACTAACGCAGCCG GActtgaaggagaagaaggaagttgTGGAAGAGGCGGAAAATGGAAGAGACGCCCCTGCTAATGGGAATGCG AATGAGGAAAATGGGGAGCAGGAGGCTGACAACGAGGtagatgaagaagaggaagaaggtggggaggaagaggaggaggaagaagaaggtgaTG gtgaggaggaggatggagatgaagatgaggaagctgagtctGCTACGGGCAAGCGGGCAGCTGAAGATGATGAG GATGATGATGTCGATACCAAGAAGCAGAAGACCGACGAGGATGATTAg
- the PTMA gene encoding prothymosin alpha isoform X5: MIYREGDEYPEMCIPDSLRLTQPDLKEKKEVVEEAENGRDAPANGNAENEENGEQEADNEVDEEEEEGGEEEEEEEEGDGEEEDGDEDEEAESATGKRAAEDDEDDDVDTKKQKTDEDD; encoded by the exons ATGATTTACCGCGAGGGCGATGAGTACCCGGAGATGTGCATCCCCGACAGTCTCAGACTAACGCAGCCG GActtgaaggagaagaaggaagttgTGGAAGAGGCGGAAAATGGAAGAGACGCCCCTGCTAATGGGAATGCG GAGAATGAGGAAAATGGGGAGCAGGAGGCTGACAACGAGGtagatgaagaagaggaagaaggtggggaggaagaggaggaggaagaagaaggtgaTG gtgaggaggaggatggagatgaagatgaggaagctgagtctGCTACGGGCAAGCGGGCAGCTGAAGATGATGAG GATGATGATGTCGATACCAAGAAGCAGAAGACCGACGAGGATGATTAg
- the PTMA gene encoding prothymosin alpha isoform X2 — protein sequence MRTEARAQSPPGGGCAPARRDLPAPTCSPGLRPPGGESGRHQGPWSRAGRTERANRWARERSWTAAEGLPQSRLRDTCWCLRPCGVEKDLKEKKEVVEEAENGRDAPANGNANEENGEQEADNEVDEEEEEGGEEEEEEEEGDGEEEDGDEDEEAESATGKRAAEDDEDDDVDTKKQKTDEDD from the exons ATGCGTACTGAGGCCCGCGCGCAAAGCCCGCCGGGCGGGGGATGCGCGCCTGCGCGCCGcgacctccctgcccccacctgctCCCCGGGGCTTCGGCCGCCAGGGGGCGAGAGCGGGCGGCACCAGGGTCCGTGGAGCCGGGCGGGCAGGACGGAGAGGGCAAACAGGTGGGCCCGGGAACGCTCGTGGACAGCGGCCGAGGGGCTCCCGCAGTCCCGGCTGCGGGATACCTGTTGGTGTTTGCGGCCGTGTGGTGTGGAAAAA GActtgaaggagaagaaggaagttgTGGAAGAGGCGGAAAATGGAAGAGACGCCCCTGCTAATGGGAATGCG AATGAGGAAAATGGGGAGCAGGAGGCTGACAACGAGGtagatgaagaagaggaagaaggtggggaggaagaggaggaggaagaagaaggtgaTG gtgaggaggaggatggagatgaagatgaggaagctgagtctGCTACGGGCAAGCGGGCAGCTGAAGATGATGAG GATGATGATGTCGATACCAAGAAGCAGAAGACCGACGAGGATGATTAg
- the PTMA gene encoding prothymosin alpha isoform X1: MRTEARAQSPPGGGCAPARRDLPAPTCSPGLRPPGGESGRHQGPWSRAGRTERANRWARERSWTAAEGLPQSRLRDTCWCLRPCGVEKDLKEKKEVVEEAENGRDAPANGNAENEENGEQEADNEVDEEEEEGGEEEEEEEEGDGEEEDGDEDEEAESATGKRAAEDDEDDDVDTKKQKTDEDD; encoded by the exons ATGCGTACTGAGGCCCGCGCGCAAAGCCCGCCGGGCGGGGGATGCGCGCCTGCGCGCCGcgacctccctgcccccacctgctCCCCGGGGCTTCGGCCGCCAGGGGGCGAGAGCGGGCGGCACCAGGGTCCGTGGAGCCGGGCGGGCAGGACGGAGAGGGCAAACAGGTGGGCCCGGGAACGCTCGTGGACAGCGGCCGAGGGGCTCCCGCAGTCCCGGCTGCGGGATACCTGTTGGTGTTTGCGGCCGTGTGGTGTGGAAAAA GActtgaaggagaagaaggaagttgTGGAAGAGGCGGAAAATGGAAGAGACGCCCCTGCTAATGGGAATGCG GAGAATGAGGAAAATGGGGAGCAGGAGGCTGACAACGAGGtagatgaagaagaggaagaaggtggggaggaagaggaggaggaagaagaaggtgaTG gtgaggaggaggatggagatgaagatgaggaagctgagtctGCTACGGGCAAGCGGGCAGCTGAAGATGATGAG GATGATGATGTCGATACCAAGAAGCAGAAGACCGACGAGGATGATTAg
- the PTMA gene encoding prothymosin alpha isoform X4 — protein sequence MRACAPRPPCPHLLPGASAARGRERAAPGSVEPGGQDGEGKQDLKEKKEVVEEAENGRDAPANGNANEENGEQEADNEVDEEEEEGGEEEEEEEEGDGEEEDGDEDEEAESATGKRAAEDDEDDDVDTKKQKTDEDD from the exons ATGCGCGCCTGCGCGCCGcgacctccctgcccccacctgctCCCCGGGGCTTCGGCCGCCAGGGGGCGAGAGCGGGCGGCACCAGGGTCCGTGGAGCCGGGCGGGCAGGACGGAGAGGGCAAACAG GActtgaaggagaagaaggaagttgTGGAAGAGGCGGAAAATGGAAGAGACGCCCCTGCTAATGGGAATGCG AATGAGGAAAATGGGGAGCAGGAGGCTGACAACGAGGtagatgaagaagaggaagaaggtggggaggaagaggaggaggaagaagaaggtgaTG gtgaggaggaggatggagatgaagatgaggaagctgagtctGCTACGGGCAAGCGGGCAGCTGAAGATGATGAG GATGATGATGTCGATACCAAGAAGCAGAAGACCGACGAGGATGATTAg
- the PTMA gene encoding prothymosin alpha isoform X3, whose translation MRACAPRPPCPHLLPGASAARGRERAAPGSVEPGGQDGEGKQDLKEKKEVVEEAENGRDAPANGNAENEENGEQEADNEVDEEEEEGGEEEEEEEEGDGEEEDGDEDEEAESATGKRAAEDDEDDDVDTKKQKTDEDD comes from the exons ATGCGCGCCTGCGCGCCGcgacctccctgcccccacctgctCCCCGGGGCTTCGGCCGCCAGGGGGCGAGAGCGGGCGGCACCAGGGTCCGTGGAGCCGGGCGGGCAGGACGGAGAGGGCAAACAG GActtgaaggagaagaaggaagttgTGGAAGAGGCGGAAAATGGAAGAGACGCCCCTGCTAATGGGAATGCG GAGAATGAGGAAAATGGGGAGCAGGAGGCTGACAACGAGGtagatgaagaagaggaagaaggtggggaggaagaggaggaggaagaagaaggtgaTG gtgaggaggaggatggagatgaagatgaggaagctgagtctGCTACGGGCAAGCGGGCAGCTGAAGATGATGAG GATGATGATGTCGATACCAAGAAGCAGAAGACCGACGAGGATGATTAg